The following proteins are co-located in the Neodiprion virginianus isolate iyNeoVirg1 chromosome 6, iyNeoVirg1.1, whole genome shotgun sequence genome:
- the LOC124306739 gene encoding cuticle protein 8-like produces the protein MACKLLTAMAFVGLTIAVSEAHKAHSFQHYHGPVEGPDVKVSWHDHHGHVHHDFAAHPKYEFAYGVEDHHTGDYHGQKEHRDGHNVAGEYTLKEPGGNTRTVKYHAGKHGFFAHVINSNGNDHGGHGR, from the exons ATGGCTTGCAAA CTTCTCACCGCCATGGCTTTCGTGGGGCTGACGATCGCCGTTTCGGAGGCTCACAAGGCTCACTCCTTTCAACACTATCACGGCCCGGTGGAAGGTCCTGACGTGAAAGTGAGCTGGCACGACCACCACGGGCACGTTCACCACGACTTTGCGGCTCATCCGAAATACGAGTTTGCCTACGGAGTCGAAGACCACCACACCGGTGATTACCATGGACAAAAGGAGCACAGGGACG GCCATAACGTGGCTGGAGAATACACCCTGAAGGAACCAGGCGGGAATACGAGAACGGTGAAATATCACGCCGGAAAGCATGGTTTCTTCGCCCACGTGATTAACAGCAACGGAAACGATCACGGTGGACACGGACGTTAA